A window of Apium graveolens cultivar Ventura chromosome 8, ASM990537v1, whole genome shotgun sequence contains these coding sequences:
- the LOC141677111 gene encoding uncharacterized protein LOC141677111 — protein sequence MLHPMALSCYTHSLVFSRFFNCCRLGLDSPRSCSIFQVNKRAYCTSTSTSSSSVVSSNIVNPTNLHPISSSCSLETPPPPPPQSLAQTTLLNYTQRQQPPSTDSVGIHSSNGRVMLIDGTSVIYRAYYKLLAKLHHGHLSHADGNGDWVLTIFTALSLIIDVLEFIPSHVAVVFDHDGIPYGHVPVSAKQSFVAKGLNFRHTLYPPYKSNRSPTPDTVVQGLQYLKASLKAMSVKVVEVPGVEADDVIGTLSLRSVSDGYKVRVVSPDKDFFQILSPSLRLLRIAPRGLEMTSFGIEDFAKKYGTLKPAQFVDIISLVGDRADNIPGVDGIGNVHALQLITKFGTLENLLENVDQVDEERIRKALISNAEMAILSKNLALLRSDLPFYMVPFATTDLKFTKPEDNGEKFTSLLTAISAYAEGFSADKVIRRALYLWKKLEKQ from the exons ATGCTACATCCCATGGCGTTGAGCTGCTACACTCATTCTCTTGTTTTTTCTAGATTTTTCAATTGCTGCCgccttggccttgactccccAAGATCTTGTTCAATTTTTCAAGTAAATAAGAGGGCTTACTGTACTAGTACCAGTACTAGTAGTAGTAGTGTTGTCTCCTCTAATATCGTAAACCCCACCAATTTACACCCAATTTCTTCTTCTTGTAGCTTGGAaactcctcctcctcctcctcctcaaTCACTTGCCCAAACCACACTATTAAATTATACCCAACGCCAACAACCACCTTCTACGGATTCAGTTGGGATTCATTCTTCCAATGGTCGTGTTATGCTTATTGATGGCACTTCTGTCATTTATCGTGCTTACTACAAGCTTCTTG CTAAACTCCACCATGGTCATCTCTCTCATGCTGATGGCAACGGAGATTGGGTTTTGACTATATTTACAGCTCTGTCTCTT ATAATTGATGTTCTAGAATTTATTCCTTCACATGTGGCG GTTGTCTTCGACCATGATG GAATACCATATGGTCATGTCCCTGTTTCAGCAAAACAAAGTTTTGTGGCCAAAG GCTTGAACTTCCGTCACACGCTTTACCCTCCTTACAAGAGTAACCGATCTCCAACACCTGATACTGTGGTTCAAGGACTTCAATATTTAAAAGCTTCCCTTAAAGCTATGTCCGTTAAAGTAGTTGAG GTGCCTGGTGTTGAAGCTGATGATGTTATAGGAACTTTATCTTTAAGGAGTGTCAGTGATGGGTATAAG GTACGAGTTGTCTCCCCGGACAAAGACTTCTTTCAAATTCTATCCCCTTCTTTACGCCTTCTGCGAATCGCTCCTCGTGGATTAGA GATGACTTCGTTTGGCATAGAGGATTTTGCTAAAAAGTATGGAACGCTTAAACCTGCTCAGTTCGTTGATATAATATCACTTGTGGGTGACAGAGCTGATAATATACCAG GAGTTGATGGAATCGGGAATGTGCATGCTTTGCAGTTGATTACAAAATTTG GTACTTTGGAGAACTTGTTGGAAAATGTTGATCAAGTCGACGAAGAGAGAATCAGAAAG GCTTTGATTTCAAATGCGGAGATGGCTATTCTAAGCAAGAATTTG GCATTGCTGCGTTCAGATCTACCGTTTTACATGGTCCCTTTTGCAACAACAGATCTCAAGTTTACCAAACCAGAG GACAATGGGGAGAAATTCACGAGCCTATTGACAGCAATTAGTGCTTATGCGGAAGGGTTTTCAGCAGATAAAGTGATAAGAAGAGCTCTTTATTTATGGAAGAAGCTTGAGAAGCAATAG